From the Catenulispora sp. EB89 genome, the window CCGGAGTCCTTGTTTGCGCCAGCGGACCGTACAGCCGGCGGCGGCGACCAGCCGGGCGGCCTCCGCGCGTGCCAGGTCCGCGCTGTCGGCGGCCACATGGACGAGCAGGTCGCCGTGGGTGAGGTCGGCGGCGAGCACGTCGCCGGTGAAGGACGGCATCGCGGTCAGACCCTTCGGGCGTGTATAGGCCGGACCCGCCTTGTCGAACCAGGTGGAGCCGAGTGCGATGCTGATCTCGGCGCGCGACGGGACCCGACCGGCGACGACCAGTCGGTGCAACGCCGCTGCCGCATCTTGGCCGCCGGGAACGTCGAGCGCCGTCAACGCCAGGTAGGTCGGCGGCGTCGTCAGGTGGGTCAGCATCGTGAAGGGCGGCCGCTTCGGATCGGAATGCGCCAGTCGGCCGGCCACGACCCCCGCGGACACCGTCCCGCCGGCGGCCAGCCCCGCGAAGCCGAGGAAGCGCCGCCGCTTGACGCTGCGGCCTGGCACGTCCGGGGCGTCGGGCTCGTCCGCGCCTGATGTGCTGGTCATCATCCCCCATCCGCGCCGTACCTCAAGTAGACAGCCTTCTGATATAGCCTATACACGAACTCTGCGATGCAATGTCTTCGAGCCGTTGATTGAGGCCGAAATCGGACTCGGCCGGGCACGGGGGAGGAAGACATATGACATCCGGGTTGTCCATGTCGCGACGGCGGTTCCGGCTGGCAGCGGTGCTGTCGGTCCTGGCCATGGTCGCGCCGCTGCTCGGCAACGGGCCGGTCTCACACGCGGCGGCACCGCCGGCGGTGCCGGCCATCGCGGCACACGCCAGCCGACCCGCCGACGGCCCCGATCCAGCAGCCCCGCCACCGGTCAAGCCGGCCTCCGCCCTGCCCGCCGACACCAGCGCGGGACCGGCGGTGTACGCCTACGACGCCGCCGGCCGGCTGGCCGGGGTGACGCATCCCGGCGGCCAGACCGCGCAGTACGTGTACGACGCCGCGGGCAACGAGCTCGGAGTGACGCAGTACCCGTCGACCCAGCTGGCGGTGCTCAGCGTCGTTCCGGCGGCGGCCCGCCCCGGCGACGTGGTCACGATCCACGGCACCGGCTTCTCGCCGACCGCCGCGTCCGATGTCGTGACCTTCGGGTTCTTCTCGGCCGGACAAGTCCTGTCGGCGACCGCGAACTCCTTGACGGTGAAGGTCCCGGCCGGAGCGTCCACCGGGGCGCTGTCCGTCGCGGTGGGCATCACCTCGGTCCAGGGCGGCACGTTCACCGTCACGGCGCCGCCGGTGATATCAGGGTTCTTCCCATCGCAGGGCGCGCCGGGCAGCTCCGTGCTGATCAGCGGCTCCGGCTTCTCCGCCACCGCGTCCGACGACGTGGTCACCGTGAACGGCGTCCGGGCGCAGGTGACCTCGGCGAACCAGAGCGCGCTGGCCATCACCACCCCGGTCTCCGGCACCGGCCCGATCCAGGTCACCACGCCGATCGGGCAGGCCACCTCGGCGACGCCGTTCGGTGCGCAGGTCTCGGCGTTCAGCCTGGCGGTCATCGACTCCACGACCCGGGTCGCCATCGACGGCGCCGCGCAGAAGGCCACCGTCGGCACCGCCGGCCGTTCGGCCCTGGTGCTATTCGACACCCAGGTCCAGCTCAATACTCAGGACCCTGTCGTGTCGGCGGCCTTCACCGGATCGACGCTGGGCCCGGTCGCCGTCTCGATCTACGACTCGGCCGGAAACCTGGTCACCGGTCCGACGACGGTCAGCGGCGACGACAGCCTGGACTACAAGCAGGGACTGGTGTCCGGCAAGGACTACCAGATGCTGATCACGCCGACCTCGGCGGCGACCGGCGCTGTGACCGTCACGCTCTCGACCATCGCCTGGGCGCCGGAGATCTCACCGACCGGCCCGGGGACCACGGTCACCATCTCCCGGCCCGGCCAGCAGATGGCGACCACGTTCCCGGCGAACGCCGCCGCCGTCGCCATCGGGGTGACGAACAACACCGTCCCGACCGCCCTGACCTACTCGGTGTGGGCGCTGGACGGGACCGTCGCGGCCACCGGGACGATCCCGGCGAAGTCGTCCGGGTCGATCCTCGTGACGCTCCCGGAGCCGACGATCTACGCCGTCCAGCTGCGTGCGTCCAACGCCGCCACCGGCTCGGCCACCGTCACGCTCTCGGCCCCGGTGGTGAACACCCTGACCTCGGGGACCCCGGCCACGGAGAGCGTCACGCGTCCGGGTCAGTACATGGCGTTGCTCTTCTCCGGCACCACCGGCGCCTCGGCGAGCCTGGGCGTCAGCGCGAATACGTTCCCTGACACGCTCTACTACGAAGTGGGCGCTCCCGACGGCACGATCCTGAGCGGCACCACCGGCTCGATCCCGGCCGGCGGCTCGACGACGATCAGCCTGGCCAAGCTTCCCCAGACCGGCACGTACGGCTTGATCCTGGTGCCGGCCGACGCGGTCACCGGCTCGGTCCAGGTCCTGCTCCAGAACGGGACCGCGGCTGCCGCCAAGCCGGCCGCCCCGTCGGCGTCGGCGCCGGGATCAGCGCCTCCGGGATCAGCGCCTCCGGGATTCGCGCAGCTCGGGAAGAACACGCTGCTGGCCGCGAACTCGCCCGGCAAGACTGACGCTGCTTTCGCGCCGTCCGACACGTCGGCCGCTGGCCAGTCTGGGTCCGGCACGTCCGCATCCGCGTCCGCCGCTGCCTCGTCCCATACCGCCCCGGCCGGGGAAATCCCGGCCCAGGGCGGCGGCCTCTGGCAGCCCGACCAGGGCAACCTGAACGGCGTCGACTGGCTGATCCGCCGCGCCGCGCCTCCGGCGGACGCCCCGCTGCGCGCGTCGGCCGGGATCACCGCGGTCTCCGGCGTCGTGCGCACGCTGGACGGCAAGCCGCTGCCCAGGGTCACCGTCTCCGTCGGCACGAAGACCACCACCACCGACGGCCAGGGCCGATTCCTGGTGTCCGGCATCGGGTTCGGGGACCAGACGCTGGACGTGGACGGCTCGACGGCCTCCGACGTCGGCCACCGGTACGGCTACTTCGCCGAGCACCTGGTCCCGACGGTCGGGCAGACCTCGGTCCTGCCGTACACGGTCTGGATGACGCAGCTCGACACCCAGAACATCGTCCGCTTCCCCTCGCCGACCACCCACGAGGTGGTCCTGACCACGCCCAGGATCCCCGGCCTGCAAGTCCACATCCCGGCCGGCTCGGTGATCAAGGACGAGTCCGGCAAGGTCGTCAACGAGCTCGGCATCACGCCGATACCGATCGACCGGCCGCCGTTCCCGTTGCCCAGCAACGGAATCATCCCGGTGTTCTTCACCGTCCAGCCCGGCGGCACCTACGTGCTCCCGGCCGGCGCCTGGGTCGTCTACCCGAACTACACCCACCTGCCGGCCGGCAAGAAGGTCGACTTCTGGGACTACGACCCGGCGCACCTGGGCTGGCACATCTACGGCCACGGCCAGGTCTCCGCCGACGGGAAGCAGGTCGTCCCGGACAAGGACACCAAGGTCTGGTCGTTCTACGGCGCCATGTTCAACAGCGGCCTGCCCGCGCAGGACCCGGTCCCGGACCCGCTGCCCGCCTCGGACGCCGGTGGGAACGCACCGGGCGCGCCGGCGGATCCGGCGACCGGCCCGGCGCCCCCGCAGAGCGCCGGCGACCCCGTCGATCTGGCGACGGGCCAGGTCACCGACCAGTACACCGACCTGAGCGCCGACGACGTGATGCCGATCCAGCTGACCCGCTCGTACTACGGCGGCGACACCGTGGCCCGGTCGTTCGGGGTCGGGGTGCTGGACAACTACGACCTGTTCCTGCACTCGCAGCTGCAGTACCAGGAGGTGGACCTGTTCGTACCGGGCGGCAGCTCGGTGCACTACACCCGGACCTCCCCCGGCCTGAGCTACGCCGACGCGGTCTTCGCCGCGACCGGCACGTCGGGGTCGTACCAGGGGTCGACGATCAGCTGGTCCACGGCCGAGGGCGGCTGGGATCTGGTGCTGCGCGACGGTCTCACGTACCACTTCCCGGACCTGTCGCGCGCGACGTCGATCTCTGACCGCAACGGCAACACCGTCACGCTCAGCCGGGACCTGAACGGCGACCTGACGCGGATCACCTCGCCGAACGGCCGCTGGATCGCGCTGACGTACAACAGCTCGTACCAGGTGACCAACGCACGGGACAACATCGGCCGCACGGTCTCCTACGCGTACGACGCGGCCGGGCACCTGACCAACGTCACGGAACCCGACGGCGGGCTGCTGGCCTACACCTACGACGCCAACGGCCGCCTGGTCTCGGCGATCGACTCCCGCTGGATCACGTACATCACCAACACCTACGACACGACCGGCCGGGTCTCGCAGCAGACGACGACCGACGGGCAGAAGTACTCCTTCGCGTACGCCCTCGACTCCACCGGGAAGACCACTGAGGTCCGGGTGACGCAGCCCACCGGGGCCGTTCAGCGCACCACGTTCGACGCCAACGGCGCGGTCACCGGCGTCACCGACGCGTTCGGAGGCCCGCTGGCCCAGATCACGACCTTCACCCGCGGCGCCTCCGGCGAGGTCGACACCTCGACCGACCCCTACGGCCGCACCACGACGTACCACTACGACACCGCGGGCCGGCTCACCTACACCACGTTCGCGCCGACGACGGGAAGCTCCGTCGACGGGCCGAAGACCGTGTGGGGCTCCTACGACCTGCCCGCCTCGGTCACCGACCAGCTGGGCAAGACGGTCACCTACACGCGTGACGGCCAGGGCAACCTGATCAAGGTCGTCGACGCCCTCGGCCGGGTCACGACGGTCACCTACAACAGCGCGGGGCAGCCACTCACGCTGACTGATCCGGCCGGCAAGACCACGACCTACGGGTACTTCGACGGCGATCCCGTCTCGGCGACCGATCCGCTCGGCGACACCAGCCGTCAGTTCGTGGACGCCGCGGGCCGGGTCACCTCGGTGACCGCGGCCACCGGTGCCGCCTCCTCCGTCACCCTCAACACCCGCGACGCCGTCACCGGCTCGACCGATCCGCTCGGAGCGAGCGTCAGCTACGGCTACGACGCCAACGGCGATCTGACCTCGCTCACCGACCAGCGCAGCGACACCTGGCGCTGGGTCTACGACAGCTCCGACCGGCTGACGCAGGCCACTGACCCGCTGTACCACAGCGCGACTGCCGCCTACGACAGCACCGGGCGCCTGACCTCCACCACCGACGCCAACGGCAAGACGACGGCGTACACATACGACGCGCTCGACCGCGTGGTGCGGACGGGCTTCGGCATCGTCGGAACCGGCAGCCCGGATTCCACGGTCAGCACGACGTACAGCACGACCAGCGACGGCGTCGCGCAAGTCACCGACACCGCAACGGCCGGGCCGACGACGTTCGCCTACGACGGATTGGACCGTCTGGCCACCGTCGTCCAGCCGACCGGGACCATCGCCTACGGCTACGACGCCGACAACCGCCGCACGAGCATGACGGCCGGCCAGGCCCGGACCGTCTACACCTACGACGGCAGCGGGGCCCTGACCAACGTGGCCCAGGGCAGCGTGTCGGCCGCCCCGCAGTACGACAACGCCGGCCGCGAGGCGAGCATCACGCTGCCCGGCGGCTGGAGCCAGAACTACACCTATGACGCCGCGAGCCAGATCACCAGCGTCGGCTACAACTACGGGACCACCAGCAAGGGGACGCTGACCTACACCCGAGACCCGCAGGGACAGGTCAGCTCGGTCGGCGGCAGCCTGGCGAACGTCACACTCCCGGCGGCGGTCGCCAACAACCTCTACGACGCCGCCGACCGCCTCGCCTACCACGCCGGCAGCCTGATCAGCTACGACAACGCCGGCAACCTCACCGGCGACGGCACCACCACCTACACCTGGAACAGCCGAGGCCAGCTCACCGGCCTGACCAACGCGACCGCCAGCACCGCCTTCCGCTACACCGCCACCGGCAGCCGCGACCAGATCACCTCCGGCGGCACCACCACCGGCACCCTCAACGACGGCACCAACCCGGCCGCGGAACTGACCAGCACGGGCGCCACCACGGCGAACCTCCTGTCGGCCGGCGTCGACCAGTGGCTGGCCCGCACCACCGCCGGCGGAACCACCCAGACGTACCTGACCGACCCGCAGGGCAGCACGGTCGCCCTCGGCGCGCCGGACGGAACGCTGAGCGGCAGCTACAGCTACGACCCCTACGGCGGCACGACGACCACCGGCAGCACCGCCGGCAACACCCTGACGTACACCGGCCGCCAATCCGACCCCACCGGCCTGGACTACTACCGGGCCCGCTACTACAGCCCCACCCTCGGCAGCTTCATCAGCCAGGACCCGGCCGGCCTGGCGAACGGCACCAACCCGTACACGTACGCGCTCGACGACCCGACCAACATCACCGACCCGACGGGCGCCACGCCCGACGCGGGGCGGAGCCAGAGCGCAAGCGTGCCGGACGAGTCGGCACCCTCGGACAGCAGCCCGTGCAGCTTCGACCCCGCCACGCCGGTGCTGATGGCCGACGGCAGCACCAAGCCGATCGGCCAGGTGCAGAACGGCGACCAGGTCGAGAGCGCCGATCCGACGACCGGCACGGACGCCGGCGGCAGGACAGTCCAGCACCTGTGGATCAACCATGACAGTGACCTGGCCGACGTCACGATCGACGACGGCAAGGGCCACACCAGCGTCGTGCACACCACCGCCAACCACCCGTTCTACGACGAGAGCGTGCACGCGTTCGTCCAGGCCGCCCAGCTCAAGCCCGGGGACAAGCTGGCAAGCACCGACGGACACATGGCGTTCGTCGCCTCCGTGGCCTCGAAACCCGGCAGCGCCGATCGGGACAATCTCACGATCAGCCAGCTGCACACGTATTACGTCATGGCGGGCAGCACCCCCGTTTTGGTGCACAACGACTCGTGCGGCGCAAAGAACGGTGCGATACCGAATACGAAGAAGCCGGTGGTCGGCAACTACCCGGACAGGGGACAGACATCCCTGTACGCCATAAACGACCCGGTAAGCAGCAATATCCTGAAGTTCGGAATCACTAATGATCCCGCCGCACGGTACAGCCTGAGCGACTACTCGGGCTGGAGTGAGACATACGGCGGGAATTATCAGATGAATATCCTGAAAAACTTCGACACCCGTGAAGATGCGCTAGCGGTTGAGCGCTATGTGACGGAACGCGTCGGAGGCCCAGAGAACTACGAAGACTGGGCACGGACTTTCCCCAACACTCTTCCGTGGGATCAGGTTCTCAACAACGGAATCACAGCACTTCAGTGGATGCCGTAGGTTCGTAGCATGTGCCGCTGGGCAGGGATGCAATCCACCCTGCCCAGCGGCCGCCCCCAGGGTCCGATGTGCCCACGAGTCGTGCCCCGCCCCTCACCGGGACGCTGATCATCTAGCCGATGCCTGCCACACCCACCGTGCCCATCCATCGCCTGGCTCGCGATGCCGGCGTCGCCGCCCGACATCACATCAGCCCGCACGACATCCCGTGCACCACCATGACCGGCATTCTCGACGCCGCCAACGGCAACATCGAAAGGGCCCAGCGCTTGCAGAACCTACATGGGGTTTAAGGCGGAACTAGCTGACTGCGCCCTTTTGAAAGCGGAGGTCCTGGTAGCCGTACGGCGGGATGGACACGTTCAGAACGGCCGGTCTTGGAACCGCGGCCGGGACGGTAGGTAAAGCGGTGCCGTTCCAACCCCGGAGGTTGGTGTAGACGCCTGACGAGGGCGCGATCACTATCTGGACGATCTCCGTATTCGAGTTGTTCTGGAAGCGCAGGAGCCAGTTCGCGCAAGGCTCGCTAGGACTGCCTGACCATACGAACCTCCGGCCTGGACGACGGCCAGCGAGCCTCGCGGAGCTTCAGAGGAGGACACGGGCTAAGGAAGGGCGGACATTGCCGTCGACGTAGCCGAGCTCTCAGCCGCGCTGTCCGCACTACTCGCCCTCGACGCCTCTAGGGCACGAGTGCTGGTTGAAGAGCTGACGGCCATCGGTTCACCAACTGCCGCACTTCGGTCAGGAGAGCCAGCAAGAACCATCGCCAACGCCCCAATCGCAAGACCCAGCACGAGCACGATGACGCCGCCCAGCCACAGCGGGACCGCAATGGTTCGCTTCGGGACCAACTCACTCCCTTGATATCTCGGAAAGCACAGAATTTCGGCACGCCAGCGAACGTGTCGCCCTGTATCTGCTGCGGCTCAGCACGCGGGTGCCCATGACGCCATTCCGCGACATTCACTTACCTGGTTTCATGCGGCTCGGGGATCACTGCCCCACAACGATGCCCATGGAATCACATACCCGTCCAGCCCTCACGCACCATCGGGCGCCTCGAAGACGCCTTCAGGTCCGATGCCTGCGTCGTCCATGCCTCCCCGTAGGGAACCAAGACGAGCCGTGCTGGGCCTTGCCATGCAGGCCGTAATCAATAGCCGACTACCGTCTGGCGCGTGACCGAGCCACACTAGCGCTTCATCGCTCAATTACCGGTTGAGCCCTCTGATCCCGAGCGGCCCCGTCCTGATACGCCTGAAGTGCCTCTATGACCATATCCGGGTTCACAAGCAGGGGGTTGCGCTGGAGATGAGCCATCTCGTCGTAAGTAAGATTCCGCACTATCGGAACACCCCGACGCTTGATTATTAGCAAGGACCCAATCTGGAGAAGCGCCTCGTTCTGATCCCTGATGGACTCCAACGTCTTCGCCACCGCCTCAGCTTGCGTCGCGTTGACCTCAGCCTGAGGCTTGTCGAGCAGACCCAGCTCAAACGCCCGTTCAACACGACGTAGTCTGTCCTTGACCTCCCGCGAAGTCAGCGCTTCTTTAGACCGCACCAGCTTGAGCCGCAGCCATGACCCAATGATCGGGTGCCCGGCTGTCTCATCGACAAATCCAAACGATTCCAGCAAGCGCTGGATCGCTTCCTCGACCTCCGTCCCATCCGTCCCATGGCCGAGGTAGATCGATACGGGGAGAAACCGCTGAGCGACGTGGGTCTCAGGGGCGATGCCACTCTCACGAACGCT encodes:
- a CDS encoding RHS repeat-associated core domain-containing protein, producing the protein MTSGLSMSRRRFRLAAVLSVLAMVAPLLGNGPVSHAAAPPAVPAIAAHASRPADGPDPAAPPPVKPASALPADTSAGPAVYAYDAAGRLAGVTHPGGQTAQYVYDAAGNELGVTQYPSTQLAVLSVVPAAARPGDVVTIHGTGFSPTAASDVVTFGFFSAGQVLSATANSLTVKVPAGASTGALSVAVGITSVQGGTFTVTAPPVISGFFPSQGAPGSSVLISGSGFSATASDDVVTVNGVRAQVTSANQSALAITTPVSGTGPIQVTTPIGQATSATPFGAQVSAFSLAVIDSTTRVAIDGAAQKATVGTAGRSALVLFDTQVQLNTQDPVVSAAFTGSTLGPVAVSIYDSAGNLVTGPTTVSGDDSLDYKQGLVSGKDYQMLITPTSAATGAVTVTLSTIAWAPEISPTGPGTTVTISRPGQQMATTFPANAAAVAIGVTNNTVPTALTYSVWALDGTVAATGTIPAKSSGSILVTLPEPTIYAVQLRASNAATGSATVTLSAPVVNTLTSGTPATESVTRPGQYMALLFSGTTGASASLGVSANTFPDTLYYEVGAPDGTILSGTTGSIPAGGSTTISLAKLPQTGTYGLILVPADAVTGSVQVLLQNGTAAAAKPAAPSASAPGSAPPGSAPPGFAQLGKNTLLAANSPGKTDAAFAPSDTSAAGQSGSGTSASASAAASSHTAPAGEIPAQGGGLWQPDQGNLNGVDWLIRRAAPPADAPLRASAGITAVSGVVRTLDGKPLPRVTVSVGTKTTTTDGQGRFLVSGIGFGDQTLDVDGSTASDVGHRYGYFAEHLVPTVGQTSVLPYTVWMTQLDTQNIVRFPSPTTHEVVLTTPRIPGLQVHIPAGSVIKDESGKVVNELGITPIPIDRPPFPLPSNGIIPVFFTVQPGGTYVLPAGAWVVYPNYTHLPAGKKVDFWDYDPAHLGWHIYGHGQVSADGKQVVPDKDTKVWSFYGAMFNSGLPAQDPVPDPLPASDAGGNAPGAPADPATGPAPPQSAGDPVDLATGQVTDQYTDLSADDVMPIQLTRSYYGGDTVARSFGVGVLDNYDLFLHSQLQYQEVDLFVPGGSSVHYTRTSPGLSYADAVFAATGTSGSYQGSTISWSTAEGGWDLVLRDGLTYHFPDLSRATSISDRNGNTVTLSRDLNGDLTRITSPNGRWIALTYNSSYQVTNARDNIGRTVSYAYDAAGHLTNVTEPDGGLLAYTYDANGRLVSAIDSRWITYITNTYDTTGRVSQQTTTDGQKYSFAYALDSTGKTTEVRVTQPTGAVQRTTFDANGAVTGVTDAFGGPLAQITTFTRGASGEVDTSTDPYGRTTTYHYDTAGRLTYTTFAPTTGSSVDGPKTVWGSYDLPASVTDQLGKTVTYTRDGQGNLIKVVDALGRVTTVTYNSAGQPLTLTDPAGKTTTYGYFDGDPVSATDPLGDTSRQFVDAAGRVTSVTAATGAASSVTLNTRDAVTGSTDPLGASVSYGYDANGDLTSLTDQRSDTWRWVYDSSDRLTQATDPLYHSATAAYDSTGRLTSTTDANGKTTAYTYDALDRVVRTGFGIVGTGSPDSTVSTTYSTTSDGVAQVTDTATAGPTTFAYDGLDRLATVVQPTGTIAYGYDADNRRTSMTAGQARTVYTYDGSGALTNVAQGSVSAAPQYDNAGREASITLPGGWSQNYTYDAASQITSVGYNYGTTSKGTLTYTRDPQGQVSSVGGSLANVTLPAAVANNLYDAADRLAYHAGSLISYDNAGNLTGDGTTTYTWNSRGQLTGLTNATASTAFRYTATGSRDQITSGGTTTGTLNDGTNPAAELTSTGATTANLLSAGVDQWLARTTAGGTTQTYLTDPQGSTVALGAPDGTLSGSYSYDPYGGTTTTGSTAGNTLTYTGRQSDPTGLDYYRARYYSPTLGSFISQDPAGLANGTNPYTYALDDPTNITDPTGATPDAGRSQSASVPDESAPSDSSPCSFDPATPVLMADGSTKPIGQVQNGDQVESADPTTGTDAGGRTVQHLWINHDSDLADVTIDDGKGHTSVVHTTANHPFYDESVHAFVQAAQLKPGDKLASTDGHMAFVASVASKPGSADRDNLTISQLHTYYVMAGSTPVLVHNDSCGAKNGAIPNTKKPVVGNYPDRGQTSLYAINDPVSSNILKFGITNDPAARYSLSDYSGWSETYGGNYQMNILKNFDTREDALAVERYVTERVGGPENYEDWARTFPNTLPWDQVLNNGITALQWMP